The genomic segment CATCGCCCCGTCCCAGCCCGTAGCGGCCGTGCGCGCGGCGCGAGCGGGCACCGGTCGCGAACTCGCCCTCCTTCGTTGGGGGCTCATCCCTTCGTGGTCGAAGGACCCTGCGATCGGCAGCCGGCTCATCAACGCCCGTGCGGAAACTGTCCGGGAAAAACCGTCCTTCCGCAATGCGTTCCGCCGGCATCGTTGCCTGATTCCCACCAGCGGTTTCTACGAGTGGCAGCGGCAGGAGCTCGGGAAAAAGCCGTACTTTGTCCGGATGCGCGACGAGCGGCTCTTCGCCTTCGCCGGGTTGTGGGACCGGTGGGAAAGCCCGGACCGGAGCGTGATCGAAACGTGCACGATCCTGACGACCGCCGCGAACGCCGCCCTGGCCCCGATCCATGACCGGATGCCGTTGATCCTTC from the bacterium genome contains:
- a CDS encoding SOS response-associated peptidase; translated protein: MCGRFTLFEPDKVLSREFGVSGFPALSPRYNIAPSQPVAAVRAARAGTGRELALLRWGLIPSWSKDPAIGSRLINARAETVREKPSFRNAFRRHRCLIPTSGFYEWQRQELGKKPYFVRMRDERLFAFAGLWDRWESPDRSVIETCTILTTAANAALAPIHDRMPLILPPAEYARWLDPALLDTDSLASLLVPFPPEEMLALPVSPRVNTPTVDDEKCIAPLP